Proteins from a single region of Symphalangus syndactylus isolate Jambi chromosome 12, NHGRI_mSymSyn1-v2.1_pri, whole genome shotgun sequence:
- the FABP3 gene encoding fatty acid-binding protein, heart isoform X2 gives MVDAFLGTWKLVDSKNFDDYMKSLGVGFATRQVASMTKPTTIIEKNGDILTVKTHSTFKNTEISFKLGVEFDETTADDRKVKSIVTLDGGKLVHLQKWDGQETTLVRELIDGKLILNQSCKTTNHSSNGAPDAVHD, from the exons ATGGTGGACGCTTTCCTGGGCACCTGGAAGCTAGTGGACAGCAAGAATTTCGATGACTACATGAAGTCACTCG GTGTGGGTTTTGCTACCAGGCAGGTGGCCAGCATGACCAAGCCTACCACAATCATCGAAAAGAATGGGGACATTCTCACCGTAAAAACACACAGCACCTTCAAGAACACAGAGATCAGCTTTAAGCTGGGGGTGGAGTTCGATGAGACAACAGCAGATGACAGGAAGGTCAAG TCCATTGTGACACTGGATGGAGGGAAACTTGTTCACCTGCAGAAATGGGACGGGCAAGAGACGACACTTGTGCGGGAGCTAATTGATGGAAAACTCATCCTG AATCAAAgctgtaaaactacaaatcattcttcaaatggagccccagatgcagtccatgactaa
- the FABP3 gene encoding fatty acid-binding protein, heart isoform X1 — protein sequence MVDAFLGTWKLVDSKNFDDYMKSLARILITFPLPSGVGFATRQVASMTKPTTIIEKNGDILTVKTHSTFKNTEISFKLGVEFDETTADDRKVKSIVTLDGGKLVHLQKWDGQETTLVRELIDGKLILTLTHGTAVCTRTYEKEA from the exons ATGGTGGACGCTTTCCTGGGCACCTGGAAGCTAGTGGACAGCAAGAATTTCGATGACTACATGAAGTCACTCG CTCGTATACTCATAACCTTCCCCCTACCCTCAGGTGTGGGTTTTGCTACCAGGCAGGTGGCCAGCATGACCAAGCCTACCACAATCATCGAAAAGAATGGGGACATTCTCACCGTAAAAACACACAGCACCTTCAAGAACACAGAGATCAGCTTTAAGCTGGGGGTGGAGTTCGATGAGACAACAGCAGATGACAGGAAGGTCAAG TCCATTGTGACACTGGATGGAGGGAAACTTGTTCACCTGCAGAAATGGGACGGGCAAGAGACGACACTTGTGCGGGAGCTAATTGATGGAAAACTCATCCTG ACACTCACCCACGGCACTGCAGTTTGCACTCGCACTTATGAGAAAGAGGCATGA
- the FABP3 gene encoding fatty acid-binding protein, heart isoform X3, with protein sequence MVDAFLGTWKLVDSKNFDDYMKSLGVGFATRQVASMTKPTTIIEKNGDILTVKTHSTFKNTEISFKLGVEFDETTADDRKVKSIVTLDGGKLVHLQKWDGQETTLVRELIDGKLILTLTHGTAVCTRTYEKEA encoded by the exons ATGGTGGACGCTTTCCTGGGCACCTGGAAGCTAGTGGACAGCAAGAATTTCGATGACTACATGAAGTCACTCG GTGTGGGTTTTGCTACCAGGCAGGTGGCCAGCATGACCAAGCCTACCACAATCATCGAAAAGAATGGGGACATTCTCACCGTAAAAACACACAGCACCTTCAAGAACACAGAGATCAGCTTTAAGCTGGGGGTGGAGTTCGATGAGACAACAGCAGATGACAGGAAGGTCAAG TCCATTGTGACACTGGATGGAGGGAAACTTGTTCACCTGCAGAAATGGGACGGGCAAGAGACGACACTTGTGCGGGAGCTAATTGATGGAAAACTCATCCTG ACACTCACCCACGGCACTGCAGTTTGCACTCGCACTTATGAGAAAGAGGCATGA
- the FABP3 gene encoding fatty acid-binding protein, heart isoform X4, producing the protein MVDAFLGTWKLVDSKNFDDYMKSLGVGFATRQVASMTKPTTIIEKNGDILTVKTHSTFKNTEISFKLGVEFDETTADDRKVKSIVTLDGGKLVHLQKWDGQETTLVRELIDGKLILMEKLQLRNVK; encoded by the exons ATGGTGGACGCTTTCCTGGGCACCTGGAAGCTAGTGGACAGCAAGAATTTCGATGACTACATGAAGTCACTCG GTGTGGGTTTTGCTACCAGGCAGGTGGCCAGCATGACCAAGCCTACCACAATCATCGAAAAGAATGGGGACATTCTCACCGTAAAAACACACAGCACCTTCAAGAACACAGAGATCAGCTTTAAGCTGGGGGTGGAGTTCGATGAGACAACAGCAGATGACAGGAAGGTCAAG TCCATTGTGACACTGGATGGAGGGAAACTTGTTCACCTGCAGAAATGGGACGGGCAAGAGACGACACTTGTGCGGGAGCTAATTGATGGAAAACTCATCCTG atggaaaaactgcAACTCAGAAATGTAAAGTGA